Proteins found in one Orcinus orca chromosome 11, mOrcOrc1.1, whole genome shotgun sequence genomic segment:
- the PLEKHA5 gene encoding pleckstrin homology domain-containing family A member 5 isoform X33, producing MAADLNLEWICSLPRSWTYGITRGGRVFFINEEAKSTTWLHPVTGEAVVTGHRRQSTDLPTGWEEAYTFEGARYYINAQC from the exons ATGGCGGCGGATCTGAACCTGGAGTGGATCTGCTCCCTGCCCCGCTCCTGGACTTACGGGATCACCCGGGGCGGCCGAGTCTTCTTCATCAA CGAGGAGGCGAAGAGCACCACCTGGCTGCACCCCGTCACCGGCGAGGCCGTGGTCACCGGGCACCGGCGGCAGAGCACAG ATTTGCCTACTGGCTGGGAAGAAGCATATACTTTTGAAGGTGCAAGATACTATATAAA TGCACAGTGCTAA
- the PLEKHA5 gene encoding pleckstrin homology domain-containing family A member 5 isoform X27 → MAADLNLEWICSLPRSWTYGITRGGRVFFINEEAKSTTWLHPVTGEAVVTGHRRQSTDLPTGWEEAYTFEGARYYIKGHGFEPWSGKIPHAAEQLSLCATANEPALYSLRATTTEPASHY, encoded by the exons ATGGCGGCGGATCTGAACCTGGAGTGGATCTGCTCCCTGCCCCGCTCCTGGACTTACGGGATCACCCGGGGCGGCCGAGTCTTCTTCATCAA CGAGGAGGCGAAGAGCACCACCTGGCTGCACCCCGTCACCGGCGAGGCCGTGGTCACCGGGCACCGGCGGCAGAGCACAG ATTTGCCTACTGGCTGGGAAGAAGCATATACTTTTGAAGGTGCAAGATACTATATAAA gggacacggattcgagccgtggtctgggaagatcccacatgctgcggagcaactaagtctgtgtgccacagctaatgagcctgcactctacagcctgcgagccacaactactgagcctgcgagccactactga
- the PLEKHA5 gene encoding pleckstrin homology domain-containing family A member 5 isoform X31: MAADLNLEWICSLPRSWTYGITRGGRVFFINEEAKSTTWLHPVTGEAVVTGHRRQSTDLPTGWEEAYTFEGARYYIKLSQFKL; this comes from the exons ATGGCGGCGGATCTGAACCTGGAGTGGATCTGCTCCCTGCCCCGCTCCTGGACTTACGGGATCACCCGGGGCGGCCGAGTCTTCTTCATCAA CGAGGAGGCGAAGAGCACCACCTGGCTGCACCCCGTCACCGGCGAGGCCGTGGTCACCGGGCACCGGCGGCAGAGCACAG ATTTGCCTACTGGCTGGGAAGAAGCATATACTTTTGAAGGTGCAAGATACTATATAAA ATTATCACAATTCAAACTATGA
- the PLEKHA5 gene encoding pleckstrin homology domain-containing family A member 5 isoform X30, which produces MAADLNLEWICSLPRSWTYGITRGGRVFFINEEAKSTTWLHPVTGEAVVTGHRRQSTDLPTGWEEAYTFEGARYYIKSKTFGKN; this is translated from the exons ATGGCGGCGGATCTGAACCTGGAGTGGATCTGCTCCCTGCCCCGCTCCTGGACTTACGGGATCACCCGGGGCGGCCGAGTCTTCTTCATCAA CGAGGAGGCGAAGAGCACCACCTGGCTGCACCCCGTCACCGGCGAGGCCGTGGTCACCGGGCACCGGCGGCAGAGCACAG ATTTGCCTACTGGCTGGGAAGAAGCATATACTTTTGAAGGTGCAAGATACTATATAAA AagtaaaacatttggaaaaaactGA
- the PLEKHA5 gene encoding pleckstrin homology domain-containing family A member 5 isoform X32, with the protein MAADLNLEWICSLPRSWTYGITRGGRVFFINEEAKSTTWLHPVTGEAVVTGHRRQSTDLPTGWEEAYTFEGARYYINPIYL; encoded by the exons ATGGCGGCGGATCTGAACCTGGAGTGGATCTGCTCCCTGCCCCGCTCCTGGACTTACGGGATCACCCGGGGCGGCCGAGTCTTCTTCATCAA CGAGGAGGCGAAGAGCACCACCTGGCTGCACCCCGTCACCGGCGAGGCCGTGGTCACCGGGCACCGGCGGCAGAGCACAG ATTTGCCTACTGGCTGGGAAGAAGCATATACTTTTGAAGGTGCAAGATACTATATAAA